One Aegilops tauschii subsp. strangulata cultivar AL8/78 chromosome 7, Aet v6.0, whole genome shotgun sequence genomic window carries:
- the LOC109774748 gene encoding protein SMALL AUXIN UP-REGULATED RNA 12: MEERGRGGSNKIRDIVRLQQLLKRWKRMAVAPGGGGRGKNGGGGGAVPKGSFAVYVGEEMRRFVIPTEYLGHWAFEELLREAEEEFGFRHEGALRIPCDVEAFEGILRLVAAGKKDSAGADMCDRSCSSETEILCR, encoded by the coding sequence ATGGAGGAGCGGGGCAGGGGCGGGAGCAACAAGATCCGGGACATCGTGCGGCTGCAGCAGCTGCTCAAGCGGTGGAAGCGGATGGCGGtggcgccgggcggcggcggcaggggcaagaacggcggcggcggcggcgccgtgcCCAAGGGGTCCTTCGCGGTGTACGTGGGCGAGGAGATGCGGCGGTTCGTGATCCCCACCGAGTACCTGGGCCACTGGGCGTTCGAGGAGCTGCtccgggaggcggaggaggagttCGGGTTCCGGCACGAGGGCGCGCTCCGGATCCCCTGCGACGTCGAGGCCTTCGAGGGCATCCTCCGGCTCGTCGCCGCCGGGAAGAAGGACTCCGCCGGCGCCGACATGTGCGACCGCTCCTGCTCCTCCGAGACCGAGATCCTCTGCAGATGA
- the LOC109774747 gene encoding auxin-induced protein 15A, whose protein sequence is MMVMGYFRAPRIGGRRKERKGKAGAAPQAEEAGLREALLEPAGGDVLPKGYFAVYVGEEARRFVVPTGYLREPAFRDLMERAADEFGFAQAGGLRVPCAEEDFEELLRRLHPKNGSGSGKGKN, encoded by the coding sequence ATGATGGTTATGGGCTACTTCCGCGCGCCCAGGATCGGCggcaggaggaaggagaggaagggCAAGGCCGGCGCGGCGCCGCAGGCCGAGGAGGCGGGGCTCCGGGAGGCGCTGCTGGAGCCGGCCGGCGGCGACGTGCTCCCCAAGGGGTACTTCGCGGTGTACgtcggggaggaggcgcgccggTTCGTGGTGCCCACGGGGTACCTGCGCGAGCCGGCGTTCCGGGACCTCATGGAGCGCGCCGCCGACGAGTTCGGCTTCGCGCAGGCGGGCGGCCTGCGCGTGCCCTGCGCCGAGGAGGACTTCGAGGAGCTGCTACGCCGGCTCCACCCCAAGAACGGCTCCGGCAGCGGCAAGGGGAAGAACTAA